In the genome of Streptomyces sp. Tu 3180, the window GTGGTCCCCCGTTCCCTCGGGCGTCCGCCGCGCGCGGTGTGCGCGGCTAGCGCCTGCCTATCTAAGTGATATCACTTTATCGCATCTCGGCAACCTTGCGCCCCTCTCGTACGTCGGTTCCGTTGGGACGGGTGCTGATTGTCACGTCCGTAAAGGTCGGATCGGCGGCCCTTTGTCATAGCTCCCGGTGTTAGTTTTCTGAGCTGACCCGAGCGGCGAACCTGTGGGGCTGTCGAGCACACACGAACGAAGCGGAGCGGAACGGACGCATGGGACGAGCGGAAGAAAGACGCGCACGACAGCGCGGTGGGCGCCGGGCGGCGGCCCAGAGCCGCCGTTCGTCCGGAGCGGCCGGGCGCACCGGCATACGCCGCCTCTTCACCTGGAAGAAGATCTTCGGCACCTTCTTCGGGCTCTGCCTGCTCGGCATGGGCGCCTTCATCGTGCTGTACATGGTGATCGACATCCCCGAGGGGAACGCCGACGCCAAACGGCAGAGCAACGTCTACAAGTACGGCGACGGCTCGATCATGGCCCGCGACGGCGAGGTCAACCGCGAGGTCGTCGACCTGGCGCAGATACCCAAGCAGGTCCAGAAGACCTTCGTCGCCGCCGAGAACAAGACCTTCTACAGCGACGCCGGCGTCGACCTGAAGGGCACCGCGCGCGGTCTGCTCAACACCGTCTCCGGCAAGGGCGCGCAGGGCGGCTCGACGATCACTCAGCAGTACGTCAAGAACTACTACCTGACGCAGGAACAGACCGTCTCGCGCAAGCTGAAGGAACTGGTCATCTCGCTGAAGCTGGACCGGGAGAAGTCCAAGGACTACATCCTCGCCGGCTACATCAACACCAGCTACTACGGCCGCAACGCCTACGGCATCCAGGCCGCCGCCCAGGCCTACTACCGCGTCGACGCCGAGGACCTCACGGTCGAACAGGGCGCCTACCTCGCCGCGCTGCTCCAGGCGCCGAGCCAGTACGACTGGGCGGTCGCCTCGGAGAGCGGCAGGAAACTGGTCAAGAACCGCTGGAACTACGTCCTGGACAACATGGTCGAGGAGGGCTGGCTCGACCGGTCCGAGCGGTCGGGCATGGAGTTCCCGGTGCCGAAGGAGCCCAAGGGCGACCCGGGCATGGCGGGCCAGACCGGCTACCTGGTGAACGCGGCCAACGCCGCGCTGAAGGAGCAGCTGGTCGCCGACGGCACCGCCGAGGACGCCAAGCAGGCCGACGCGCTCGTCGACGCCGGCGGCTGGACCATCACGCTCAACATCGACAAGAAGAAGCAGGCGGCGCTGGAGAAGGCCGTCAAGACCCAGCTCACCGCCAAGCTGGACCCCGAGGAGCGCGAGGTCGACGCGGACGTCCAGGCCGGCGCCGTGTCCGTGGACCCGAAGACGGGCGCGGTCGTGGCGATGTACGGCGGCGTGGACTACCTGAAGCACTACTTCAACAACGCCACCCGCGACGACTACCAGCCCGCCTCCACCTTCAAGCCGGTCATCCTGGCCGCCGCCGTGGAGGAGGGGGCCGAGACGCAGGACGGCCGGCCGATCACGGCCGGCACCGTCTACGACGGCACCAGCGAACGCCCGGTCGTGGACGGCGGCCGGAGGGTCGGCTTCGCCCCCGAGAACGAGGACGACCGCAACTACGGCGACGTCACCGTCCAGACGGCGATGAACAAGTCGATCAACTCCGTCTTCGCGCAGATGGGCATCGACGTCGGCATGGAGAAGGTGATGGAGACCGCGGGCAGGCTCGGCATGGACGCCGAGGACCTCCAGGCGGTGCCCGCGCAGACCCTGGGCTCCATGGGCGCCAGCCCCCTGGAGATGGCCGGCGTCTACGCCACGCTCGACAACCACGGCAGGAAGACCACCCCGTCGATCATCAAGTCCGCGGAGCACCGCACCCGGACCGTCACCATGCCCGACGCGGTCGGCGAGCAGGTCATCAGCCGCGAGGCCGCCGACACGGTCACCTCGGTGCTGACCGGAGTGGTCGACGACGGCACGGCGCGCGGGGCCGTCCGCGACAACCCGCTGCGCGACGGCCAGCAGGTCGCCGGCAAGACCGGTACCTCCGACGACAACCTGTCGGCCTGGTTCACCGGCTTCACGCCCGACCTGGTGACCTCCGTCGGCCTGTTCGGCGAGGACGACAAGCCCCCGCACAAGCAGGTCGAGATGTACGGCGCGGGCGGTGAACCCCGGGTCAACGGCGGCGGCTTCCCGGCGCGGATCTGGGCGGCGTACACCTTCGGCGTGATGGAGGAGACCAGCGAGTTCGACCTGGAGACGAAGCAGGGCGCGGCCGTGGAGCCGTCCTCGACGCCGTCGCCGTCGCAGTCGCCGTCTCAGACGCCGAGCGAGGAGCCGACCACGGAGGAGCCGACCACCGAGCCGCCGTCCCAGACCCCGTCCCGGACGCCGACGACGGAGCCGCCGAGCCAGACCCCGACGACGGAGCCGACGACGCAGACGCCCTCGATCCCGCCGATCCTCGAGAGCCCGGAGAAACCGGAGAGGCCGGACGACCCGGAGCAGGACCAGCAGGAGTAGACGGGAACGGACGAGACGAGGCGGGACGGCAGGGGCGCCCGGTGAGGTCACCGGGCGCCCCTGAGTCGTTCCCGCGGACCCGCCGAGGTCCGGCCGCGGGTCAGCCGCGGTTCAGCTCGAACCACACCACCTTGCCGGTGCTCAGCCGGGTCGCGCCCCAGCGCCGGGCCAGCCGGTTCACCAGGTACAGCCCGCGCCCGCCCTCGTCGGTGGCGCGCGCCTGCCGCAGCCGCGGCAGCTGCGGCACGTCGTCGCCGACCTCGCAGCGCAGCACGTCGGTGCGCAGCAGCCGCAGCGTGACCGGCCGGGACGCGTACCGCACCGCGTTGGTCACCACCTCGCTGACCAGCAGCTCCACCGAGTCGCTGAGCTCCTCCAGACCCCAGCGCGACAGCGTCCGCCGCACCAGGCGACGGGCCCGGCCGGGAGCGGCGTCCTCCGGCTCCAGGAACCAGTACGCCACGTCGCTCGGCGCGATCCCGTCGAAGCGGGCGGCGAGCAGCGCGATGTCGTCGTCCCTGTCGCCCGGGCCGAGCATGTCGAGCACCTCGTCGCACAGCGCCTCCAGCGGCGGCGGATGGTCCGGGCCGGTCAGCTGCGCGGTCGCGGCGAGCTTCTCGCGCAGCTGCTCGATGCCGGTCCACACGTCCCGCAGCCGGGACTCCACCAGGCCGTCGGTGTACAGCAGCAGGGTCGCCCCGGCGGGCGCGTCCAGCTCCACCGCCTCGAAGTCCACCCCGCCGACGCCGATCGGGGCGCCCGCGGGCACCCGCAGCACCTCCGCCCGGCCGCCCAGGTGCAGCAGGACGGGCGGCGGGTGGCCGGCGTTGGCGACGGTGATGCGGTGCGAGACCGGGTCGTAGACCGCGTACAGGCAGGTCGCCATGCGGTCCACGCCG includes:
- a CDS encoding transglycosylase domain-containing protein, translated to MGRAEERRARQRGGRRAAAQSRRSSGAAGRTGIRRLFTWKKIFGTFFGLCLLGMGAFIVLYMVIDIPEGNADAKRQSNVYKYGDGSIMARDGEVNREVVDLAQIPKQVQKTFVAAENKTFYSDAGVDLKGTARGLLNTVSGKGAQGGSTITQQYVKNYYLTQEQTVSRKLKELVISLKLDREKSKDYILAGYINTSYYGRNAYGIQAAAQAYYRVDAEDLTVEQGAYLAALLQAPSQYDWAVASESGRKLVKNRWNYVLDNMVEEGWLDRSERSGMEFPVPKEPKGDPGMAGQTGYLVNAANAALKEQLVADGTAEDAKQADALVDAGGWTITLNIDKKKQAALEKAVKTQLTAKLDPEEREVDADVQAGAVSVDPKTGAVVAMYGGVDYLKHYFNNATRDDYQPASTFKPVILAAAVEEGAETQDGRPITAGTVYDGTSERPVVDGGRRVGFAPENEDDRNYGDVTVQTAMNKSINSVFAQMGIDVGMEKVMETAGRLGMDAEDLQAVPAQTLGSMGASPLEMAGVYATLDNHGRKTTPSIIKSAEHRTRTVTMPDAVGEQVISREAADTVTSVLTGVVDDGTARGAVRDNPLRDGQQVAGKTGTSDDNLSAWFTGFTPDLVTSVGLFGEDDKPPHKQVEMYGAGGEPRVNGGGFPARIWAAYTFGVMEETSEFDLETKQGAAVEPSSTPSPSQSPSQTPSEEPTTEEPTTEPPSQTPSRTPTTEPPSQTPTTEPTTQTPSIPPILESPEKPERPDDPEQDQQE